A single Vanessa atalanta chromosome 25, ilVanAtal1.2, whole genome shotgun sequence DNA region contains:
- the LOC125073765 gene encoding sodium- and chloride-dependent GABA transporter 1: MDTKNDARGDDIELSVQGASSKPTTVVKSKSDLPERGSWGSKLDFILSVIGLAIGLGNVWRFPYLCYKNGGGAFLIPYFLTLFLAGIPMFFMELAMGQMLTIGGLGVFKIAPIFKGIGYAAAVMSCWMNVYYIVILAWAIFYFFMSMRADVPWRSCDNYWNTDTCVNPYDRKNLTCWSDFDMTTFCTLNGKNVSKAILSDPVKEFWERRALQISSGIEHIGNIRWELAGTLLLVWVLCYFCIWKGVRWTGKVVYFTALFPYFLLTVLLIRGITLPGAMEGIKFYIMPNMSKLLESEVWIDAVTQIFFSYGLGLGTLVALGSYNKFTNNVYKDALIVCSVNSSTSMFAGFVIFSVVGFMAHEQQRPVAEVAASGPGLAFLAYPSAVLQLPGAPLWSCLFFFMLLLIGLDSQFCTMEGFITAVIDEWPKLLRRRKEIFIAITCVISYLVGLSCISEGGMYVFQILDSYAVSGFCLLFLIFFECVSISWAFGVNRFYDGIKEMIGYYPTIWWKFCWVGFTPAICISVFIFNLVQWTPIKYMNYEYPWWSHAFGWFTALSSMLCIPGYMIYLWRVTPGTNMEKFHTIVRIPEDVPSLRTKMQQEEQAKHGKA, translated from the exons TCTCCGTCATAGGTCTAGCCATTGGTCTCGGCAATGTGTGGCGTTTCCCTTACCTTTGCTACAAAAATGGCGGTGGAGCATTCCTCATACCTTATTTCCTTACGTTATTCCTTGCTGGTATTCCGATGTTCTTCATGGAACTGGCCATGGGACAGATGCTTACGATCGGTGGTTTGGGAGTATTCAAGATTGCACCGATTTTCAAag GTATCGGTTACGCAGCTGCAGTGATGTCTTGTTGGATGAACGTTTATTACATCGTGATTCTTGCTTGGGCTATTTTTTACTTCTTCATGTCTATGAGAGCAG ATGTCCCTTGGCGTTCATGTGACAACTATTGGAACACGGACACTTGTGTTAATCCTTACGACAGGAAGAACCTAACCTGCTGGTCCGATTTCGACATGACAACATTCTGTACTCTTAATGGCAAGAATGTCAGCAAAGCTATCCTCTCCGATCCCGTTAAGGAATTCTGGGA aCGTCGTGCACTTCAAATTTCAAGCGGTATTGAGCATATCGGTAATATCCGTTGGGAGCTCGCTGGAACACTTTTGCTAGTGTGGGTGCTTTGCTACTTCTGTATTTGGAAGGGTGTCAGATGGACTGGCAAAGTTGTCTACTTCACTGCCTTATTCCCTTACTTCCTGTTAACCGTGTTGCTCATAAGAG GTATTACTCTACCCGGTGCAATGGAAGgtataaaattctatataatGCCTAACATGTCGAAACTTCTCGAGTCCGAAGTATGGATCGATGCGGTCACACAGATATTCTTCTCATATGGTCTTGGATTGGGGACGCTAGTGGCTTTGGGAAGTTACAATAAGTTCACGAACAATGTTTACAA GGACGCATTGATAGTGTGTTCAGTTAACTCGAGTACGTCAATGTTTGCTGGTTTTGTGATATTCTCCGTAGTTGGTTTTATGGCTCACGAACAGCAAAGACCCGTAGCGGAAGTTGCAGCATCAG GACCAGGGCTAGCTTTCCTCGCTTATCCATCAGCAGTTCTCCAGCTCCCAGGAGCTCCTCTCTGGTCGTGTCTGTTCTTCTTCATGTTGCTCCTCATAGGTCTTGACAGTCAGTTCTGCACTATGGAAGGTTTCATCACAGCTGTGATTGACGAATGGCCCAAACTCTTGAGAAGGAGGAAGGAAATATTCATCGCTATTACATGTGTTATATCTTATTTGGTCGGACTTTCTTGCATTTCGGAG GGTGGGATGTACGTTTTCCAAATTTTAGACTCCTACGCCGTATCTGGGTTCTGCTTACTTTTCTTGATCTTCTTCGAATGCGTCTCCATATCTTGGGCATTTGGCGTGAACCGTTTCTACGATGGTATCAAAGAAATGATTGGCTACTATCCCACAATTTGGTGGAAGTTCTGTTGGGTTGGATTCACTCCTGCTATCTGTATT AGCGTTTTCATTTTCAACCTGGTGCAATGGACTCCGATCAAATACATGAACTATGAGTACCCGTGGTGGTCACATGCCTTCGGCTGGTTCACTGCGCTGTCCTCCATGCTGTGCATCCCCGGGTACATGATCTATCTGTGGCGAGTGACTCCTGGAACTAACATGGAG AAATTCCACACGATCGTTCGTATACCCGAAGATGTTCCCTCGCTACGCACAAAGATGCAACAAGAGGAACAAGCCAAACACGGAAAAGCTTAA